Sequence from the Deltaproteobacteria bacterium CG11_big_fil_rev_8_21_14_0_20_49_13 genome:
TATCGCCAATTCCAATATTGCCTTGAGCACCGCCTTGTGCTTTTTTAGCCATTTCTCGGATAAAACCTTGAGAATTTATTAAACAAAAAAAGAAACCATTATTAATTTTTTTTGGAACTAGTTTTCCTACTCGTTGGTTAAGAAGTGTATCTTGAGTATTGACTCTGCAAACGCGACCAACATTGCCTGTCATTGATATTAATATGTCACCGTTATGTAGCATGTGATGCTCTTGCAGATCTGGCGGCAACGATGCAATTCTGTCACAGCCGCGCGCATGCATGCATCCATCTTGTACATTTGAAATTGTAATTATTGAATACTTCCCTTTTGAATCATAACTTTCACTTTTGAATGCGTATCCATTTTTTAAAGCTGCCACATCATTAAGAGATATTGGAACCCACTGCTCATTGAATTTTTCTAATCTTCGCTTCCCCGTCAACAACTGCTGCATCAGACCTTTTTTTAGTTTTTGTTTAGCAGCAATCAGTCGTTCGGTTTGGGTGATGGCGGTGTCCCATGTGTTGAGGATTTTCGAGATTTTTAATTGGTTTTCTATTGTTGGAAGATCAAAATGATACTCAGCCAACTCCTCTCTATTAATTTTTGGTATGCCCGTCCGACCAGACATTGAAGCGGTAAAATCAGTAAAATGTTTAGAGAGCAATATATACAATAAATACTGAGGAAGTATTTCGTCTTTGCAGTGGATAGGGTACATATCAGCACTACAAAGCACGTCTTCATCCGCTATAGCTGCTTTGCATAAATAGGGTCGAATTTTTGAATAAAGTACGCATCCTTTTTTGGCATAATATTTCCCGCTGATTGCAGATTGAGTACGAGCAGTCTCTTTTGAAATAATTCTTCCAGTGCATGGTTCAATATGGTCCGGTGCGACTAAAATCATTTCATTATATGGAGATTGCTTTGGATCGACCTGTCCACTGACTATTTCAACGACGTTCAGTAAGCTCACTCGTTTCCATAGTTCTGTGTCACCACTGGCATGCCCATCTTCATAAATATGTACTGCTTCACGTTTCATATTTTCACTTTAGTAAGAAAACAATTGTCACAACGAGATACCCAATCCCAAAAATGACCGGAATCTTTGATTCCAAATGCGTCAGCGGCCAATACGTTTTTCGCTCGGATCCTTTCTTGAGCAAAAGATCCCATTCAGCTTTCCCATATGGACTCGCGGGAAGGCGCGATTCAAGTTCCCCGATGATCTGAAATTTAGCCCCGTTCAATTGCTTGTATGAAATAATCAGACGCCACCAGAAAAAGCATTCAAGTAGCAAAACAGCGAGGGGAAGCAATAAGGCCCAACTGGAAGGCAGGAAATTTTGTTTCTCGAACAGGAAACCGACAGCCCCTAAAATCAAGCTGTTTAATGTAAGAAAGAACCCATTCGCCACGTCGCGCCGACTACTGATGCGATCAGCCATCTCAATGCAGAGTTTATACTGTTCAAGAATATGCTCGTGGTACTGTTCCTCGGATTGGTAACCGTTTTGAGTGGGCTTATCATTCCACAGCGCTTCAGCTAGATCGTTGGTGGGGGTGCTCATCGGGAACCCCCGATAAGCAATTTGAGATTGGGCCATGTCCAGTCATACATTTTGTCCTGCTGACCCGCTGTTGTTGGCCAAGTACAATTTTTATCTGAATAACCTTTGAGCAGAAAATAAGGTTTGCCTGCATCTTTGGTAATTTGAAGTTCAGCCGCCACACCGCTTGCGTTGTGTGTATGTTGACCACAAATGACTATTACAAGATTAGCGCGCTGAATTCTGCCCTTAACTTTGACTTTCCAATCTCCTGTCAGATGCTCTTTAACTGAACGATCGATAATTTCAAAAGGGGAGTCATCATTATTGGCCTGGCCAACAAGGGCTATCCTCAAAAACTCATCATGATCGAAATCAAAGCTGATAAACGCAGATTTTTTGAATAAACTCATTTCTCTTTCCTCACGCCCTTAAAAGGCTTTTTGTCGGACTTCTGATCAATGAAGCGGCCCGTGTCCGTATCACGTTTTACAAAGCGATCCGTTTTTGGATTATGTGTTTGAGACCTGTCTTTGACAGCCCCTTTACGTCGGTTGTCACCTGGTGGTGGATTTTTAGCCATAATTGGTCCTTCCAATTTTCGAAAGGGGGGTGGCATTTTGCCCCCACCCTTGTTCTATGTGCCCCCGAAACCATTTTGCCGACATCGGGAAAATGGTCCTGGGTTTACTTTCCCTTCAACTCTTTCTGTTTCTTCGGTGGCAAATAATTTCCAGCGGTCACCACTTTGCGCCCTGTTTTGGCTTCCAATTCCTGACGCGCTTTCTTGGCAATCCTGCCACCTTTGATACCAGCCACTTTATTTTCATCCATGCCAGTCGCTTTCACACTGTCGGCTATTTGTCGGGTGGAAAGTTCCGCCAAAGCTGTAAAGATCAATTCCGCCTCGCTCATATGGTCACGTAAATTTTGAGTTTTGAGTCCTTTGATAGCTTTATGCTCTTTGACGGAAACATCGGACCATTCCTGATGAATAATATTTGTGAGGATGGCGTACTCTTCTCCTTCCTTGATGCCGTGGTCACTCCAATAGTCGGTCAATTTGTTGCGGGTTTCCTGACCCATCATCCGCTGTTGGATCCACTTTTCGCTACGACCATGCTTTTTCCACGTATCGCGGGCACGATCGAGTGAGCGGGCGGGGTCGGCCATTTCCTGCATGCGTTCATAGCCCACTTTGGCGAGCCATAGCTTGATGGGTTCCGCTTTGGGACTGGGGACAGATTGGATAAGCCTAAGAAGAGTTTCGGGAGTGGCCGCATCAGTCAGACGTAACTTGCCGTCTTCAAACAACATTTTCAACTGGTGACAATTTGTCACCACTTCACTTCCGTCTTTCTTGAGCCGTTCTTTGAGCTTGTTCCAGTATTTTCTGGCCTTTTGAAATTCAGGCTGGTCAGTCAAAGCCTGAATAATATCAATCACAGAAAAATACCACGTCTCCGCTTCTTCATCATAAATGCGGCGAATTTTATACTCTTCAAAGATGGCTAAATTATTTTTCATATTGTCCTCGTTTCAAATATTCAGTTGCACGATTTTTCCGTACAACTCACACCAACCCCAATTCCTTTAAATACTTATCCATCTCCTTGCGTGTCGTAGCCAGCTCCGCTTCGATCTGTTTGATTTCTTTCTGTACTGCAGGAATATTGACCTCGGCCTCTTCTTCAAAGGTGTCCACATAACGGGGGATATTCAGATTGAAGTCGTTCTCTTTGATTTCATCGACTGTGGCGCGGTAGGCGTACTTGTCGATGTTTTTGAATGCCTTGAAGGCTTTGACGATTTTTTCGATATCCTGGTCGCGGAGGTAGTTTTGTTTTTTGCCGTCCAGATATTCCCGGCTGGCATCGATGAAGAGCACGTCTTTGATCTTTTTGTTCTTATCGAAGATAAGAATCGCCGCCGGGATGCCCGTTCCAAAGAAGAGATTGGCAGGTAAGCCGATCACCGCTTTGAGCAAATTTTCTTCAATCATTGCCTGCCGGATTTTTCCCTCGGCGCCACCACGAAACAAGACACCGTGTGGAACAATCACTCCGACGCGGCCATCGCCTTCGAGCGCTGTTTCCACCATGTGACTGATGAAGGCATAATCTCCTTTACTCTTGGGAGGAATTCCGCGCCAAAAGCGATTGAACGGATCGTGCGCCGCTTCATCGGCACCCCACTTATCGAGACTAAAAGGGGGGTTCGCCACGACAACATTGAATTTCATCAAGCTATCGCCTTCAACCAAACGGGGACTGGTGATGGTATTGCACCATTCAATGCGGGCACTGTCCATGCCATGCAAAAACATATTCATGCGACAGAGCGCCCAGGTGGAGCCGTTGGACTCTTGGCCAAAGAGGGCAAAATCATGTTTTGGGATTTCTTGGGCAACACGAATCAAAAGCGAGCCCGACCCGCAGGCCGGGTCACAAATGCGATCACCGGATTTCGGTTCCAACAAACGTGCAAGCAGGGTCGCGACTTCACCGGGGGTATAAAATTCTCCCCCTTTTTTCCCGGCGTCGGCGGCAAAGTGGGCAATAAGGTATTCATAGGCATTGCCGATGACATCCTGATTGCCAATACGCAAGGGGCGCAGATCGAGTTTGGGATTGGCAAAGTCTTCCAAGAGGTGAATCAGTCGGCGGTTTCTGTCTTTGGTTTGTCCCAGGTAGGGTTCACTGTTGAAATCGATATTCCGGAAAACATTTTCCAGCTTACCCTTGTTGGCATCCTCGATTTTTTCGAGGGCAATATTAATCAGTTCACCAATATTGTTCTCTCTTCGCTTGCTGTGGAGAAATTCAAAATCAGATTCCGACGGCATCACAAAGCGCTCGCGTGACAGGGCACGCTCAACCCGCTGTTTGTCTCCGTTGTATTTTGCCTCAAATTGTTCCCGCGTGTCTTTCCACAGATCACTCATGTATTTGATAAAGAGCATGACGAGGATATAATCTTTGTACTGCGCGGGATCGAGGGTGCCGCGAAAGGTATCGCAGGCGCGCCAAACCATGTCGTTGATTTCTTTTTGTGAGACTGAGTTTTCCATAATTGTGATCTCCTGTTAAGTCTGACTTTCCCCAGTGGCTGCCTTTAATGACAGGCCATCGATTAAACGCTTCCGTGAGCGCACCAAATGTTCCATTGCATGCGCCTCTTTCTTTTGAAGCACATCAAGTTCCGCAATGGCCTTTTGCGTATTGAGTGAAGGAAGTTGGATTTCCAATTCTTCAAAGGTTGATTTGGGCACCATCCTCACAAGGGACCCTTGTCCCGCACTGCCAAAAAAGGCCTGGGCAGAGGGTTGGTTGATGAACCAAGCGAGGTAATCTGGCAGCACGCGCTTGGGATTGGCGCGGAGGATATAAAAATAATAGGAGGCAAGCGTATTCTCCAGCGGCTGGCGAATGGTGATAGCGATATTATTTTGTCCGCGCGATAAAAACAGGACGTCGCCCTTTGTAACGAGATAGCGATCAACACTTCCCGTGGGCGTTATTTTGGAGAGCTGATCGATGAGGAGATTGCCCGCATTATCCACATCTTTAATTTGGATAAGCGAGTGACTGCCATGATGATTCACAACCCTGGCATGACGCCGCTCACGCGCTTGGAACCCAAACTGAATGTCTACAACCTCACCAACTTTCACTGATCTCTCCTCACATTTTTTCTCAAACAAGCTACAAATTAAAATGCATCTTTTTTGATGATTCATGACGAATATACGGTATACGTGCCAATGTCAATTATTATTTTTGCATCTTTTTATTTACAACATATTTTATAGACCTGTCGATATCACCCTTGAAATGCGTCTCTGAACGATTCACTCACGGATGAGCAGTTCAAAGAGAAACGTCACCAATTGGAGACAGAGATGCCACCTGAAGAAAAATTTGAGAGAGACAGAAGATCGGGCTGAGCGTTGGATCGAGGTCGCAGAAAGGGCTTTCAATTTTGCAACACACGCCCGTGAATCCTTCCTTACGGGCAATCTTGAAACCAAGAAGCAAATACTTATGGCATTAGGCTCGAACTCAACCATCAAAGACGGCAAACTCACTATCCACACCAACGAGTGGCTTGTGCCGATAGAAAATGCCTACCCGGCCATTGAATCTAAATACAAAGGGCTAGAACCGGCGCAAAGCCCCGAAAATAAAGAACGAATCGCCCAATTAAGTGCGATTCGTTCCACGTGGCGGACCCAGCAGGAATCGAACCTGCGGCATCCTGCTTAGAAGGCAGGAGCTCTATCCGCTGAGCTATGGGTCCATAAGATCCGCTCTTAGCAAGTCTTCGAGCTTAGCGATTCTTATGCCCGCCACGTTTGATCGGCGGGCTGAATTTGTAAGTGAGCTTATGACACAATTTCACTAAACATTTCAACATCAAAATCCTTGGTCAAAAGCGGCCTCTTTTTTACTCAACATTTGACATTCGAGGCCAAATCCAATTAAATGCGCCGTCCGGGGACGCGCGCCGAGTGTGTCCCCAGAAAAAGGGGATATATTTATGACAGAACACGCAAAAGAACTGGACCGTATAATAGAAAAAAGGGGTAAAACGCCTTCCGCCACCATCCCGACACTGCAGGATATACAGAATAAATACCGCTACCTGCCGCTCGACGACCTTAGATATGTGAGCGAGAAGACCGGCATCTCGGCAACCGGTCTTTACGGTGTGGCGACTTTCTACGCACAGTTCCGGCTCTCCCCTGTCGGCCAACATATAATAAAAGTCTGCCACGGCACCGCTTGCCATGTTGCCGGAGCCGTAGGAATATCCGAGTCTCTCTCGGAACATTTAGATGCCCCGGAAGGCGGAACGACCGAAGATAACATGTTCACGCTAGAATCGGTAGCCTGCCTTGGCTGCTGCTCGCTTGCCCCCGTCATAATGATAGACGAGACCACCTATGGCGGTCTTAACCGAACCAAGGCGCCGAGGGCCGTTGATACTCACCGCAAGAACTGCGAATGCGGCGGCAAAAAGGACTATTTGGAAGGCGTTGAATGGAAGCGTGGCCAAGAAACAGAGATTGCCGAGGTGGTCATAGGTCTTGGAAGTTGCGGGATAGCCTCCGGAGCCGGGGACGT
This genomic interval carries:
- a CDS encoding type I restriction-modification system subunit M, with amino-acid sequence MENSVSQKEINDMVWRACDTFRGTLDPAQYKDYILVMLFIKYMSDLWKDTREQFEAKYNGDKQRVERALSRERFVMPSESDFEFLHSKRRENNIGELINIALEKIEDANKGKLENVFRNIDFNSEPYLGQTKDRNRRLIHLLEDFANPKLDLRPLRIGNQDVIGNAYEYLIAHFAADAGKKGGEFYTPGEVATLLARLLEPKSGDRICDPACGSGSLLIRVAQEIPKHDFALFGQESNGSTWALCRMNMFLHGMDSARIEWCNTITSPRLVEGDSLMKFNVVVANPPFSLDKWGADEAAHDPFNRFWRGIPPKSKGDYAFISHMVETALEGDGRVGVIVPHGVLFRGGAEGKIRQAMIEENLLKAVIGLPANLFFGTGIPAAILIFDKNKKIKDVLFIDASREYLDGKKQNYLRDQDIEKIVKAFKAFKNIDKYAYRATVDEIKENDFNLNIPRYVDTFEEEAEVNIPAVQKEIKQIEAELATTRKEMDKYLKELGLV